Genomic segment of Calditrichota bacterium:
TGGCAAAACAGGTATTGGACAACCTCTTCTGGCTGGAGGATCTGCAGTACTACCGGCTGGACGCCCATTCTACGGCCATCATGGCAGACGGGCTCAATGGCCAGCGCTATTGCGAGACCACGGGCTTGGAGCCCATTCTCCCTCCCAGCCGTATCGCCTCCCATCTGCATCAGGTTTTCGAGCGGTGTGTCGCGCCCTTGGCTGACTACACTGGCGACGGCATCGGCGACATGGGCGCCGTGAATGGGCGCAAGGCCGACGGCAGTCCGCTCCCCTCAGGACAACCCAATGAAGTGTGGACCGGCTCTTCTTACTTCGTGGCTGCCAGCATGTACCACTGGGGCAAGGAGCTGGGTGACGAAACCCTCATGCAAAGGGCCTTGCACACGGCCTATGGCGTGTACTATCAGACGTGGGTTAACGAAAGGACTGCCTACTTCTTCAACACGCCGGAGGCCTGGTACTTTGCCGACCCGGCGCAGTATCGCGCCGAGCAGTACCAGCGTCCCCGCGCCGTGTGGGAACTCCTCCTCGAGATCGACAATCCCTTTGACACCCTTGCCGTCGCCGTCAGGGAGCTTAGAGGGGACTGCGGCGCAGCCTTGGAGCCCACGTTGCGACAGAACTGGCCAAATCCTTTCAATGCCGGTACGGCAATCGTCTATGACTTGCCGGAGGAAGGGCATGTGGTCATGACGGTGCACAACACGGCGGGCCGGCTGGTCAGAGAGTTGGTCAACGCCACCCAGCGTGCCGGGTCCCATCGCGTGCTGTGGGATGACCTTGCACCCAGTGGGGTGTATTTCTGCCGACTCTCTGTCAGGACACGAGCGGGGGAGGCTGTCAAGACAATGAAAATGGTACGTCTCAGGTGAGGCAATACCGGTAGGCACTCGTCTGATGAGGAGGAAGGGATGAAATCACCGCAGGCGCTGCTACTCGCGTTGGCCCTTGGAGCTGTGACCATGGCACAGACGGCGACTCCCGACGCTGGGCCCAGTCCCATGGTGAGGACACTCCTGGCGCAGATGTCGTTGGAAGAAAAAGTGGGGCAGATGACCCAGATCTCCCTGGAGCTCGTGTGCAAGGGCTACCCCATGACCCAGGACCCGCTGGAAATCGACCTGCCCAGCCTCAGGCGGGCGCTTCTGGAGTACCATGTGGGGTCGATCTTGAACGTCGGCACCTCTGCCCACACCTTGGAACGCTGGCGGGAGATCATCACCACCATCCAGGACGTGGCAACCAAAGAGACCCGCTTGGGCATTCCGGTGATCTATGGCATCGACGCGGTGCACGGCGCCGGCTACACCTTAGGGGCCACGCTCTTCCCGCAGCATCTGGGCATGGCAGCGACGTGGGAGCCGGAGCTGGTCCGCAAGGAGGCGGAGATAACGGCCTATGAGATTCGTGCCTGCGGCATCCCCTGGAACTTTAGTCCAGTGCTGGATATCGGACGACAACCGCTCTGGCCGCGCCTATGGGAGACCTTCGGCGAAGACCCATACTTGGCCTCGGTCATGGCACGAGCCTATGTGGCGGGCCTGCAGGGGAGCGATGGCCGCCTGGACACCCACGAAAGAGCAGCCGCCTGCGCCAAGCACTACTTAGGCTACAGCTTTCCACTCACGGGCAAGGACCGGACCCCCGCCTGGATCCCCGAACGCATGCTGCGCGAATACTTCCTGCCTCCTTTCCAGGCGGCGGTCCAGACCGGCGTGAAGACAGTGATGGTCAATTCCTCAGAAATCAACGGCATCCCGGTGCACGCCAGCTCTTTCTACCTGCGTGACCTCTTGCGCGGCGAATTGGGGTTCCAGGGAGTGATCGTCTCTGACTGGGCAGACATCAGGAATCTCCACGAACGAGACCGCGTGGCCTCCACGCCGAAAGAGGCGGTGCGCATGGCCGTCATGGCTGGCGTCGACATGAGTATGGTCCCCCTGGATTACAGCTTCTATGACCTCCTCTTGGAGCTGGTGCGCGAAGGAACTGTGCCTGAGGGGCGCATCGACGAGGCGGTGGGGAGAATCTTGCAACTCAAGGCCGACCTTGGCCTGTTCGCAGATCCGTACCCGCCAAAGGAGGCATCAGGGCGCTTCGCCTCGCCCGACTGCCGGGAGATCGCCCTGCAAGCCGCCCGCGAGTCCATCACGTTGCTGAAGAACAGCGGCAAGCTCCTTCCTCTTTCCTCATCGGCCAAAGTGCTGGTCACTGGGCCAACGGCCCACAAGCGCTCGTGCCTGAATGGCGGTTGGACCATCACCTGGCAGGGAGACCGCGAGGACCTCTACCCGAAGGACACACCCACCATTCTTGAGGCAATCGTGGCCACGGCAGGCCGGGAAAGGGTGAAGTACGTGCCAGGTGTAGAAGTGAACCGTGAGATTGACATCAAAGCAGCGGTAAAGGCCGCTCGCACGGCGGATGTGGCTATCGTCTGTCTCGGCGAAGACCCCTACTGTGAGACGCCTGGGAACATCTCTGATCTTACCTTGCCCGAGCCCCAGCTCCGCCTGGTCGCCTCGTTGGCAGCGGCAAAGGTGCCCGTCGTCGTGGTGCTGGTGGAGGGGAGGCCGCGCCTCATCACCAGCATCGCCGACAAAGCGGCAGCCATTGTCATGGCTTACCTGCCGGGACCACAAGGTGGACAGGCAATCGCCGACGTTCTGTTCGGCCGGGTCAACCCCTCGGGCAAGCTCCCCATCACCTACCCGCGCGCTTGTAACGACCTAACCCTCTACGACCACAAGCACAGTGAGAATGCCAATTCTTTCAATCGCTACGATCCGCTCTTCCCATTTGGCTTCGGCCTCAGCTACACCTCGTTTGCCTATGGCGACCTCACGCTCGACAAAGAAACGTTGGGGCGTGGCGATTCCTTAACCGTGAGCGTCACAGTGGAGAACGTGGGCCAGCGAAGTGGCAAGGAAGTCGTGCAGCTCTACCTCAGCGACCTGTACGCCTCAGTGACGCCCTCGGTGCGCCGCCTGAAGCGGTTCACCAAAGTGGACCTCTGGCCTGGAGAGAAGCAAACTGTGCACTTTACTCTGCACGAGTCTGATCTGGGCTTCATTGGCATGGACAATCGGCTGACGGTTGAACCCGGCCAGTTTGCCGTCCGCGTCGGGGACTTGGTGCGCACCTTTGTGCTGGAGTAGGAACTTGCGGAGCTGCCTCATGCAACACGGTGACCATAGCGCAGTAGCTTCGCCCTGCATGGGAGCGCTAAACTCAGCGTTGAGCAGCCAAGCCGCAACGGAGCAGGCGACGGTGACCTGTCCATGAGTCTGACCCAGCTGGACATAGCCCTTATCGGCACCTACTTCGTCGTGCTGATGGCATTGGCGTGCTACTTCTCGCGGCGCGAGAAGACCAGCACAGACTACTTTCTGGCCGGACGCGGGACAGGGTGGGTGGTGATCGGCGCCTCTCTCTTTGCCTCGAACATCTCCAGCGAGCACTTTGTCAGCCTGGCCGGTTCTGGGGCAAGCCGCGGCCTGGCCGTAGGTCATTTCGAGTGGCTGGCGTGCCTCGTGGTCCTCCTGCTGGGTTGGATGTTTGTGCCCGTCTATTTCAGTTCGGGCGTCTCAACCACGCCTGAATTCCTGGAGAGGCGCTACGGCAGGGCCAGCCGCATCTACCTGAGCAGCGTGTCCATCGTCGCCTATGTGCTCACGCGCATCTCGGTCATCCTTTTCGCCGGCAGTCTCCTTCTCCACGAGATGGTGGGCTGGGACCTGGCGACCTCTGCCGTGGTTATGGTCTGCGTGGCCGGTGTGTACTCTGTGGCCGGAGGACTGAAGGCGATCGT
This window contains:
- a CDS encoding T9SS type A sorting domain-containing protein, which produces DHGNTTYDTWGFVGDNLLSGGLWIGALQAMARLAAAMGETGLKAEVERTLAVAKQVLDNLFWLEDLQYYRLDAHSTAIMADGLNGQRYCETTGLEPILPPSRIASHLHQVFERCVAPLADYTGDGIGDMGAVNGRKADGSPLPSGQPNEVWTGSSYFVAASMYHWGKELGDETLMQRALHTAYGVYYQTWVNERTAYFFNTPEAWYFADPAQYRAEQYQRPRAVWELLLEIDNPFDTLAVAVRELRGDCGAALEPTLRQNWPNPFNAGTAIVYDLPEEGHVVMTVHNTAGRLVRELVNATQRAGSHRVLWDDLAPSGVYFCRLSVRTRAGEAVKTMKMVRLR
- a CDS encoding glycoside hydrolase family 3 C-terminal domain-containing protein, encoding MKSPQALLLALALGAVTMAQTATPDAGPSPMVRTLLAQMSLEEKVGQMTQISLELVCKGYPMTQDPLEIDLPSLRRALLEYHVGSILNVGTSAHTLERWREIITTIQDVATKETRLGIPVIYGIDAVHGAGYTLGATLFPQHLGMAATWEPELVRKEAEITAYEIRACGIPWNFSPVLDIGRQPLWPRLWETFGEDPYLASVMARAYVAGLQGSDGRLDTHERAAACAKHYLGYSFPLTGKDRTPAWIPERMLREYFLPPFQAAVQTGVKTVMVNSSEINGIPVHASSFYLRDLLRGELGFQGVIVSDWADIRNLHERDRVASTPKEAVRMAVMAGVDMSMVPLDYSFYDLLLELVREGTVPEGRIDEAVGRILQLKADLGLFADPYPPKEASGRFASPDCREIALQAARESITLLKNSGKLLPLSSSAKVLVTGPTAHKRSCLNGGWTITWQGDREDLYPKDTPTILEAIVATAGRERVKYVPGVEVNREIDIKAAVKAARTADVAIVCLGEDPYCETPGNISDLTLPEPQLRLVASLAAAKVPVVVVLVEGRPRLITSIADKAAAIVMAYLPGPQGGQAIADVLFGRVNPSGKLPITYPRACNDLTLYDHKHSENANSFNRYDPLFPFGFGLSYTSFAYGDLTLDKETLGRGDSLTVSVTVENVGQRSGKEVVQLYLSDLYASVTPSVRRLKRFTKVDLWPGEKQTVHFTLHESDLGFIGMDNRLTVEPGQFAVRVGDLVRTFVLE